The stretch of DNA TTTTATAGTGGATGGTTCCAACTTCGTAGTTAGAACGGATATGTAATCCAAATATAGCATCTACTTTTGGGTTTTCTAGAACGCCTTCTTTGATCATCATTTTTGCACCGCCCTCTTCACCCGGAAGTGGGCCTTCCTCAGCAGGTTGAAATATAAATTTCACGGTACCTTTAATTTTGTCTTTATTTTTTGTCAGAATTTCTGCGACTCCCATTAAAATGGCCGTATGTGTATCATGACCACAAGCATGCATAACGCCTGTTTCGGTATTTAAAAAAGTCGTTTTAACTTCAGATTTAAAAGGGAGATCGTTTCTCTCTGTTACTGGTAGGCCATCAATATCTGCCCTTAAAGCGACAACTTTGCCAGGCGTATTTCCTTTTAAAACAGCAACAACACCAGTATGGGCCACACCCGTTTGTACTTCTAATCCTAATGATTTTAGATGTTTAGCAATGGTTTCTGCGGTTTTAAATTCTCTGTTTGAAAGTTCAGGGTTTTGGTGAAAATGACGACGCCATTCAATAACTTTACTTTCAATATCTATAAACTGTTGCTCTAAACTATTTTGTCCATGGGAAATAGATATTCCAAAGAAAATAACTACTAAAAAAAAGAATCTCATAAAATTTATTTAGCTTTTGAAGCTTAAAGATATTCAAAAAGAATAAGCAAGTGATAATTGTTTATAATTATTAATAATTCCCCTTAATTAAAAGCGCAACAATGGTTATTTTCACATCTTAAAATGAAAATGAATTGGAAAAGTATTTAAGTCAGTTAAACGAGGCGCAATTAGAACCCACTATTCAAATTGACGGTCCTATGATTGTCATTGCAGGTGCGGGATCAGGAAAAACACGTGTGCTTACGTATCGTATAGCTTATATGATGAGTAAAGGTATTGACGCTTTTAATATCTTGTCGTTAACCTTTACGAATAAAGCAGCTCGCGAAATGAAAGAGCGTATTGCTACCATTGTTGGAGCTAGTGAAGCCAAGAATTTATGGATGGGTACTTTTCACTCTGTATTTGCTAAGATTTTAAGAATAGAAGCGGATAGGCTAGGGTATCCAAGTAATTTTACTATTTATGATACTCAAGATTCTGATAGGTTGATAGCATCTATTATTAAAGAACTGAATCTTGATAAAGATATTTATAAATACAAGCAAGTGCGTTCTAGAATTTCATCCTATAAGAATAGTTTGGTTACGGTGCGTGCTTATTTTCAAAACCCCGAGCTAAAAGAAGCTGATGCCATGGCAAGACGTCCTAGAATGGGTGATATCTATAAAGAATATGTAGATCGTTGCTTTAAGGCTGGCGCTATGGATTTTGATGATTTACTACTTAAAACCAATGAGTTACTAACACGGTTCCCAGAGGTTTTAGCGAAATACCAAAATCGTTTTAAATATATTTTGGTTGATGAGTATCAAGATACCAACCATTCTCAATATTTAATTGTGAGAGCGTTGTCTGATAAATTTCAAAATATTTGTGTAGTGGGTGATGATGCACAGAGTATTTATGCATTCCGTGGTGCTAATATTAATAATATTTTAAATTTTCAGAAGGATTATGACGATGTGAAGGTCTTTAGACTAGAGCAAAATTATCGTTCTACAAAAAATATTGTAAATGCGGCGAATTCTATTATTGATAAAAACCAAACAAAACTTGATAAAATAGTTTGGACGGCCAATGATGAAGGCGCTAAAATAATAGTAAACCGTTCGTTAACAGATGGTGATGAAGGGCGTTATGTAGCGAGTACCATTTTTGAAAACAAGATGCAAAATCAGTTAAAAAACAGTGATTTTGCGATTTTATATAGAACGAATGCACAATCGCGCTCCATTGAAGATGCGTTGCGCAAGCGTGATATTCCTTATAGAATTTATGGTGGTTTATCGTTTTATCAACGTAAAGAGATAAAAGATGTTTTGTCTTATTTGCGGTTGATTATTAACCCTGCTGATGAAGAGGCTTTAAAGCGAGTTATTAATTTCCCGCCTCGAGGTATTGGTCAGACAACGGTTGACAAATTGATCGTTTCTGCCAATGGTTATAATCGTACCATATTTGAGGTGATGAAAAACATTGATAAAGCAGATGTTAAAATTAACTCAGGTACCAGGACTAAACTTCAGGACTTTGTAACTTTAATAGAAAGCTTTCAAGTATTAAACCAAACTGCTGATGTCTTTGAGTTAGCTGAGCATGTGACGAGAACGAGCGGACTTATAAAAGAATTCAATAAAGACGGAACACCAGAAGGTGTCACCCGAATGGAAAATATTGAAGAGCTCTTAAATGGTATGAAGGATTTTGTGGAAGGGCAAAAAGAGATTGCAGATACCACGGGGTCTTTGGCAGAATTTCTGGAAGATGTGGCCTTAGCTACCGATTTAGATGCTGATAAAGGTGATACAGACCATGTAGCGCTCATGACCATACATTTAGCAAAAGGGTTGGAATTCCCTTATGTATATATTGTTGGACTGGAAGAAGATTTGTTTCCTAGTGCCATGAGTATGAATACCCGCAGTGAATTGGAGGAGGAGCGACGCTTGTTTTATGTCGCATTAACACGAGCTGAAAAGCAAGCCTATTTAACCTATGCATTGTCAAGGTATCGTTGGGGTAAATTAGTTGATTCTGATCCCAGTCGTTTTATTGAAGAAATCGACGAGCAATATTTAGAAGTTATGACGCCTATTGAAGAACGTCGTTTTAATCCGATGTTGGATGCTGATATTTTTGGAGATGTTGAGCCTAATAAGATTAGGTATAAGCCAGCTAAACAGCCTGTACTAAAAAAAGGGGGTACAGCAAAGAAATCTCCTGAAAAGTTTCAAGTAACAACACCTAAAAACTTAAAACCCGTTGCTAATACTAATGGGAACACTAATTTATTTGATAGTAAACTAGTCGTTGGAAATATTGTTAAACATATTCGTTTTGGGACAGGAGAAGTTTTAAAAATAGAAGGCACCGGAGCAGATATTAAAGCTGAAATTAATTTTCAGCATGGCGGTGTTAAAAAGTTGCTGTTACGTTTTGCTAAGTTGGAGGTTGTGGGGTGATGGTTTTTAAAGAATTTTATATATAGCTAAATCAATATAAAATAACATGAATCTTCAGAGTAAAAAACCGAATTTTTTCGTTAAAAATACTCGCCGTAACTAGGCTATGTCTACGTTTTTTGCCTTGAACTTCAATTTTTTATTTCTAAATATTTTATGCCATTTTATATCGACTTAGCTATAGTTGAAGGTCATTTTTATTCTATTAATGTCTGGTATAAGACATAAGACCGCTTTGCTATTAGACCCAAGAATAAAGACTTGATTATAACTAACTGATAAACAAATATCATTTTCTATAAATCAGAATTATTCAGGCAGGCTTAATTATTATTAAAAGCAAAGTATTTAGATTAGTAGAATTTATTTATTTCTATTGTGCCTCATTAGGGCACATTTTTAGCTACAGTTGCGTCTACCACTTTGTCCAGTCAGAACTTGGTCTTTTAAATGGTTCTGATAAAAATTTATTCACGATAGTATTGAATAACTCCGGGTTTGAAGCAGGTGTGAAATGTGTTTCTCCAGGCATTATGCATAATTGAGCCTTTGGGATATTATTATAAATTTCTAAACTATGTTTGTTTCTAATGATGTCTTCATCACCAGCTATTATTAGCACTTTGGCCTTTATTTTTGATAAGTCTTTCGTAGGAATATTTGGTTGATCTCCCAAAAGCCCTAGAAGTTGATTTTGTAAATTCCAATCTTGAGTGGTGTCTTGCTCTTGAATTTTTGATTGAACCATTTTTTTCGATTTCATAACACTTTTGACAGCCCAAGAGTTAACAGCTGTTGAGTCAGGTCTCAAATTTGCACCCATAGCCACAATTTTATTAATTTTTGATTTGCC from Flavivirga spongiicola encodes:
- a CDS encoding ATP-dependent helicase; translated protein: MEKYLSQLNEAQLEPTIQIDGPMIVIAGAGSGKTRVLTYRIAYMMSKGIDAFNILSLTFTNKAAREMKERIATIVGASEAKNLWMGTFHSVFAKILRIEADRLGYPSNFTIYDTQDSDRLIASIIKELNLDKDIYKYKQVRSRISSYKNSLVTVRAYFQNPELKEADAMARRPRMGDIYKEYVDRCFKAGAMDFDDLLLKTNELLTRFPEVLAKYQNRFKYILVDEYQDTNHSQYLIVRALSDKFQNICVVGDDAQSIYAFRGANINNILNFQKDYDDVKVFRLEQNYRSTKNIVNAANSIIDKNQTKLDKIVWTANDEGAKIIVNRSLTDGDEGRYVASTIFENKMQNQLKNSDFAILYRTNAQSRSIEDALRKRDIPYRIYGGLSFYQRKEIKDVLSYLRLIINPADEEALKRVINFPPRGIGQTTVDKLIVSANGYNRTIFEVMKNIDKADVKINSGTRTKLQDFVTLIESFQVLNQTADVFELAEHVTRTSGLIKEFNKDGTPEGVTRMENIEELLNGMKDFVEGQKEIADTTGSLAEFLEDVALATDLDADKGDTDHVALMTIHLAKGLEFPYVYIVGLEEDLFPSAMSMNTRSELEEERRLFYVALTRAEKQAYLTYALSRYRWGKLVDSDPSRFIEEIDEQYLEVMTPIEERRFNPMLDADIFGDVEPNKIRYKPAKQPVLKKGGTAKKSPEKFQVTTPKNLKPVANTNGNTNLFDSKLVVGNIVKHIRFGTGEVLKIEGTGADIKAEINFQHGGVKKLLLRFAKLEVVG
- a CDS encoding alpha/beta fold hydrolase, with product MKNSIKQLLLLFAILLFGISSAQVEMNFKFDTPYGKNQTVGKYAEINETKIYYEAYGKGEPLLLIHGNGGNIESMGNQIDYFKTKYRVIIADNRGHGKSELKTDSLTYAQITKDWDGLVNYLKLDSINIIGWSDGGIVGLKMGISGKSKINKIVAMGANLRPDSTAVNSWAVKSVMKSKKMVQSKIQEQDTTQDWNLQNQLLGLLGDQPNIPTKDLSKIKAKVLIIAGDEDIIRNKHSLEIYNNIPKAQLCIMPGETHFTPASNPELFNTIVNKFLSEPFKRPSSDWTKW